One segment of Candidatus Melainabacteria bacterium DNA contains the following:
- a CDS encoding prephenate dehydrogenase/arogenate dehydrogenase family protein, which translates to MRRPKAPSSNSSNVRAQTRLGEIRTRIDELDSQIAAMLNERLKLAGELTEVKAQLGMAIKDRSREEQVLDRVSKIGETEQMRNAIRNTYERLFELSRQIQQENAIDPQVTTYFPQVTIFGIGLIGGALARLIKRRLPDTKIIGVDRDDVLADALEQGLIDKGVEDQKTALQRSSLIILAASPSQNIELLKEIAPLLSKRKLVIDVTSSKRQIVELAENLNLKGADFIGGHPLFGSERSGLKAALDLSVEGSTFCVVPGEKSSEISVRRLIRWLTTLSFHVEVVGSCEHDAVLARTSHLIQLVAVLIGSQIARDIPDNELAKFARLSGPGLRQFSRLMKSPPTMWREIVAQNKTDIVDALTDLQKGIDDLLSALKTDEVCLDTLFQTASRLPRVLDA; encoded by the coding sequence ATGCGACGACCGAAAGCGCCTTCGTCAAATAGCTCCAACGTGCGAGCTCAGACTCGCCTGGGCGAAATTCGGACCCGCATTGATGAACTAGATAGCCAGATAGCCGCAATGTTAAACGAGCGCTTAAAGTTAGCCGGCGAGTTGACCGAGGTGAAAGCCCAACTGGGAATGGCAATTAAAGATCGCTCTCGTGAAGAGCAGGTGCTCGACCGAGTTTCAAAAATCGGTGAAACAGAGCAAATGCGCAACGCGATTCGTAACACGTATGAACGATTGTTCGAATTAAGCCGGCAGATCCAACAAGAAAATGCCATCGACCCGCAAGTAACTACTTACTTCCCCCAGGTCACCATATTCGGTATCGGACTGATTGGCGGTGCCTTGGCTCGATTAATCAAGAGAAGACTGCCCGACACCAAGATAATTGGAGTCGACAGAGATGATGTTCTTGCCGATGCACTTGAACAAGGATTGATAGATAAAGGCGTCGAAGACCAGAAAACTGCACTGCAGCGCTCCAGCCTGATCATTCTGGCAGCCTCTCCAAGCCAGAATATTGAATTATTGAAAGAGATTGCGCCCCTTCTCTCGAAGAGAAAGCTCGTCATCGATGTGACCTCGAGCAAAAGACAGATAGTCGAGCTGGCCGAAAATCTAAATCTTAAAGGAGCAGATTTCATCGGCGGACACCCGCTTTTCGGCAGCGAAAGAAGCGGACTGAAAGCAGCGTTAGACCTGAGTGTAGAGGGAAGTACATTCTGCGTTGTGCCCGGTGAAAAGTCGTCTGAAATTTCAGTGCGGCGCTTGATTCGCTGGCTGACGACTTTGAGTTTCCACGTAGAGGTAGTTGGTTCCTGCGAGCATGATGCAGTGCTGGCACGCACCAGCCATCTGATTCAGCTTGTGGCAGTGCTGATAGGATCGCAAATTGCCAGAGATATTCCAGATAACGAATTAGCAAAATTCGCCAGACTTTCCGGCCCTGGTCTTCGCCAGTTTTCGCGCCTGATGAAGAGCCCTCCCACCATGTGGCGAGAAATAGTAGCTCAGAACAAAACCGATATCGTCGATGCCCTGACTGATTTGCAGAAAGGTATCGACGATTTGCTTTCCGCATTGAAAACTGATGAAGTGTGCCTGGACACACTATTTCAAACCGCGAGTCGGCTGCCCAGAGTGCTTGACGCTTAA
- the aroF gene encoding 3-deoxy-7-phosphoheptulonate synthase, translating into MDAKLASKKNGDDTTIIKIGNAHCGGKDLMIIGGPCTVESAQQMEQVACKLKTAPVQALRGGVYKPRTSPYAFQGMGMDGLKILNDVRERHQVPVVTEVMSIEQIEAVCAHADMLQIGSRNMQNFELLKALGKVQTPVLLKRGLSATIEEFLMAAEYILACGNPNVIMCERGIRSFDTFTRNVLDLGAVVALKQLTHLPVIVDPSHAAGKRELVADLARAAIACGADGLIIESHPEPEKSVSDARQALSLQDMVDLTTSLRPIAEAVGRRVINADRRQFSIVNSSDKHVKVSFEKDKSGSLLRRLS; encoded by the coding sequence ATGGACGCAAAATTGGCAAGCAAGAAAAACGGCGATGATACGACAATCATCAAGATAGGCAACGCCCACTGCGGCGGCAAAGATTTGATGATTATCGGAGGTCCTTGCACCGTCGAGAGCGCTCAGCAGATGGAGCAAGTGGCATGCAAGCTGAAGACAGCGCCGGTACAAGCCTTGCGTGGCGGCGTCTACAAACCGAGAACATCGCCATACGCATTTCAGGGTATGGGCATGGATGGATTGAAAATCCTCAACGACGTGCGAGAGCGACACCAGGTGCCAGTCGTCACCGAAGTTATGTCAATCGAACAAATTGAAGCCGTCTGCGCACACGCCGACATGCTGCAAATTGGCAGCCGCAACATGCAAAACTTCGAGCTTCTCAAAGCCCTGGGTAAAGTTCAGACTCCAGTGCTTCTTAAGCGTGGCTTGAGCGCAACAATTGAAGAATTTCTCATGGCGGCGGAATACATTCTCGCTTGTGGAAATCCCAATGTAATTATGTGTGAACGAGGCATTCGCAGTTTCGACACATTCACCCGCAACGTCCTGGATCTGGGCGCAGTTGTGGCTTTAAAGCAACTGACACATCTTCCTGTAATCGTTGATCCCAGCCACGCGGCAGGGAAACGAGAGCTGGTAGCCGATCTAGCCCGCGCTGCCATTGCCTGCGGTGCTGACGGACTGATCATCGAATCTCATCCTGAACCAGAGAAGTCGGTCTCGGATGCAAGACAGGCTCTGTCTTTACAGGACATGGTCGACTTGACGACGAGCTTGCGACCAATTGCCGAAGCAGTGGGACGCCGAGTCATTAACGCAGACAGAAGACAATTCTCGATCGTGAATTCTTCCGACAAGCATGTTAAAGTCTCATTCGAAAAAGATAAGTCAGGCAGCCTGCTGCGCAGACTATCGTAG
- the speD gene encoding adenosylmethionine decarboxylase, with protein sequence MFGPHLILEAYGCPKDLLADLGLVSQALDAYPAQLDMTKIMPPYVFRYQGTVEDDWGVSGVVLIAESHISIHTFPEKGFVTLDIFSCREFDVQAAIDYFSSVFKPESYEKQLLMRGREFPRSLGRAGIAVESERLRVAAAAV encoded by the coding sequence ATGTTCGGACCACATCTAATTCTTGAAGCCTATGGCTGCCCGAAAGACCTTTTGGCAGACCTAGGATTAGTTAGCCAGGCACTAGATGCGTATCCTGCGCAACTAGATATGACGAAAATCATGCCACCATACGTGTTCCGCTATCAGGGCACAGTAGAGGATGATTGGGGAGTAAGCGGAGTAGTGCTCATCGCTGAGTCACACATCTCCATCCACACCTTTCCTGAAAAAGGCTTCGTCACGCTAGACATCTTCTCCTGCAGAGAGTTTGATGTCCAGGCTGCGATCGATTACTTCAGTAGCGTATTCAAACCAGAAAGCTACGAGAAGCAACTGCTCATGCGCGGCCGCGAGTTCCCTCGCAGTCTCGGCAGAGCCGGTATCGCAGTGGAGTCTGAGCGTTTGCGTGTAGCTGCTGCAGCTGTCTAA
- a CDS encoding universal stress protein encodes MNILLAVDGSPYSKAALDAVLERPWPDGSAFKVLTVVEPFHPEYAGWQTAYVPLAVEVQAEQMASAKNLIDSSAHQLTEKFGADAVSVEVVEGYIKDRILEIAKSWPADLIVVGSHGRRGFTKFLLGSVSEAIVAHAPCSVEIVKLREHPPVEPAP; translated from the coding sequence ATGAATATTCTGCTCGCAGTCGATGGTTCGCCCTACTCGAAAGCGGCGTTGGATGCAGTACTCGAGCGTCCCTGGCCTGACGGTAGCGCCTTCAAAGTTCTAACTGTGGTTGAGCCATTTCACCCGGAATATGCCGGCTGGCAGACAGCATATGTGCCTCTGGCCGTTGAGGTGCAGGCTGAGCAAATGGCTTCGGCAAAGAACCTGATTGACAGCAGTGCTCACCAGTTGACTGAAAAATTCGGTGCTGACGCCGTCAGCGTGGAAGTGGTCGAGGGCTATATCAAAGACCGGATTTTAGAAATCGCCAAGTCATGGCCCGCTGATTTGATTGTAGTTGGCTCACACGGTCGACGGGGTTTCACCAAATTCTTGCTTGGCAGTGTGTCGGAAGCGATCGTTGCTCACGCCCCGTGCTCGGTTGAGATTGTAAAGTTGCGTGAGCACCCACCTGTCGAACCGGCGCCCTGA
- a CDS encoding sigma-70 family RNA polymerase sigma factor: MIRSTPSSVIPSRDRVTSSRTFLEHEPDDQALIDLTLGGDTKAFERLLRRYQKLVYNLLFQMVRSHEVAADLTQESFLKAFKSLRTFRRGANFKPWILRIATNSCLNYVRDNKQISSLDAMLESEPALEPVSSIDVEREVELKISQQELFAALEQLSSRQRNIFVLRYHNDMSYDDIASISGESVPTVKSMLFRIRDKLRKLLAEPADTQTDSITRRGGDAQ, translated from the coding sequence ATGATCCGCTCGACACCATCAAGCGTAATTCCAAGCAGGGACCGAGTGACTAGCAGTCGAACTTTTCTCGAGCACGAGCCAGACGATCAGGCGCTGATCGACTTGACTCTGGGCGGAGACACAAAGGCTTTCGAGCGTTTGCTGCGACGCTATCAAAAATTGGTTTATAACTTGCTTTTTCAGATGGTGCGTTCTCACGAGGTGGCGGCGGATCTAACGCAAGAATCATTTTTGAAGGCTTTCAAGTCTTTGCGAACTTTCAGGCGGGGAGCCAATTTTAAGCCCTGGATTTTGAGAATCGCGACAAACTCTTGTTTGAATTATGTGCGTGACAACAAACAAATCAGTTCCCTTGACGCCATGCTTGAGTCAGAACCAGCATTGGAGCCTGTTTCCAGCATCGATGTCGAGCGCGAGGTGGAGCTGAAGATCTCGCAGCAAGAACTCTTCGCCGCTCTCGAGCAATTGTCGTCGCGTCAGCGCAATATTTTTGTTTTGCGTTATCACAACGATATGTCGTACGATGACATCGCCAGCATCTCCGGTGAAAGCGTTCCAACAGTGAAGTCGATGTTGTTTCGAATTCGAGATAAGCTGCGAAAGCTGCTCGCGGAACCGGCCGACACTCAAACAGATTCTATAACTCGCCGTGGAGGTGATGCACAATGA
- a CDS encoding threonine/serine dehydratase translates to MSQTFNFVEVLRRAVRPTTFVQSRNLSRLAGANVVIASETFQHTGSFKFRAAYNVAQQTEAPHLIAASSGNFGQALACACQLLGKKCTVVMPGTSAQVKIDAVASYGGVVDIVDTTRISRAERVTQLALEHPDAQVVSAYDDQLVIDGNSSLGEELVESGHKFDAVIVPVGGGGLASGIIRALQRHHDHTPVFGAEPQMANDASRSLQKGEIIRNESEPQSIADGARTLSVGLNNWPILQSGLRTIIEVDEAAIEDAVRILFTAANLKVEPTGALAVAALLSKKDWFADQTVCCIASGGNVDAEVYRRILAPNSRL, encoded by the coding sequence ATGTCTCAAACCTTTAACTTCGTTGAGGTTCTGCGACGTGCAGTGCGACCAACTACATTTGTTCAGTCGCGTAATTTGTCTCGTTTGGCCGGTGCAAACGTAGTCATTGCTTCGGAAACTTTCCAGCACACAGGCAGTTTTAAATTTCGAGCTGCATACAATGTCGCTCAGCAAACGGAAGCGCCGCATTTGATTGCCGCTTCATCAGGTAATTTTGGTCAGGCTCTAGCTTGTGCTTGCCAGTTGTTGGGAAAGAAGTGCACGGTGGTCATGCCTGGCACATCAGCACAAGTCAAAATAGATGCAGTTGCCAGTTATGGCGGCGTTGTCGACATCGTCGACACAACCAGAATTAGCAGAGCTGAGCGTGTCACGCAGTTAGCCCTCGAACACCCTGATGCTCAGGTCGTTTCAGCTTACGATGACCAGCTGGTTATTGATGGCAACTCATCGTTAGGTGAAGAGCTTGTAGAATCCGGTCATAAGTTTGACGCTGTCATTGTCCCCGTCGGTGGTGGCGGGTTGGCATCGGGCATAATCCGTGCTTTGCAGCGACATCATGACCATACACCAGTTTTTGGCGCCGAGCCGCAAATGGCAAATGATGCGTCTCGCTCCCTGCAGAAAGGTGAAATTATAAGAAATGAAAGCGAGCCCCAGAGCATCGCTGATGGTGCGCGAACATTGAGCGTTGGTTTGAACAATTGGCCGATTTTACAATCCGGTCTGCGCACTATAATCGAAGTCGATGAGGCAGCAATTGAAGATGCCGTGCGAATTTTGTTCACCGCTGCCAATTTGAAAGTGGAGCCGACAGGCGCTCTTGCCGTCGCAGCTTTGCTATCAAAGAAGGATTGGTTTGCCGATCAGACTGTTTGTTGTATTGCCAGCGGCGGCAACGTAGATGCCGAAGTCTATCGCCGAATTCTGGCGCCAAATAGCCGTCTTTAG